Proteins encoded together in one Impatiens glandulifera chromosome 1, dImpGla2.1, whole genome shotgun sequence window:
- the LOC124921752 gene encoding protein DELETION OF SUV3 SUPPRESSOR 1(I)-like has translation MTTESKVAAAEEAKMDLFEDDDEFEEFQIDEQEWDVKEAADVSQQWEDDWDDDDVNDDFSLQLRRELEKSNAEKK, from the exons ATGACGACCGAATCCAAGGTTGCAGCAGCTGAAGAAGCCAAGATGGACCTGTTCGAAGACGATGATGAATTTGAGGAATTTCAGATTGATGAACAAG AGTGGGATGTGAAGGAGGCTGCAGATGTAAGTCAGCAATGGGAAGATGATTGGGACGATGATGATGTAAATGATGATTTCTCTCTGCAGTTAAGGAGGGAACTGGAGAAATCAAATGCAGAGAAGAAGTGA
- the LOC124920982 gene encoding WAT1-related protein At3g28050-like: MELKSCLAALMPYIAMILVECFDVGLTTISKAAMSNGLSHFIFVVYSNALAAALLLPPAFIFNRKTGPPLTLSLLCKFFLLSLIGITIMQNCVFTGINYSSPTLGSAMSNLVPVFTFLLAVTFRLEKIDLRSLRSQIKILGTLVSISGALVVTFYEGPAILSVSSHISDSNVLATETNWVLGGLFLATASFCLSVWNASQAAILKGYPSGMTIVAFYCLFGAIQCSIVSLIAERNNPSAWKLSGEIEYISVIYSAVFGGVVTYCIMTWCIYKKGPIFVASFKPVSIAIAAIFSYVFLGESLYLGSVIGAIFIVIGFYGVMWAGTTNEDNKKKEPYMFLK, translated from the exons ATGGAATTGAAATCATGTTTGGCCGCTTTGATGCCATACATAGCCATGATCCTGGTGGAATGCTTCGACGTCGGCCTGACCACTATCAGCAAAGCAGCCATGTCTAACGGATTGAGTCACTTCATCTTTGTTGTATACTCCAACGCCCTTGCCGCTGCCCTACTACTTCCGCCTGCATTCATCTTCAACAG GAAAACCGGACCTCCGTTGACACTTTCTCTCCTCTGCAAGTTCTTCCTGCTCAGTCTGATTGG AATAACTATAATGCAGAACTGTGTCTTCACTGGCATCAATTACAGCTCCCCTACTCTTGGATCAGCCATGAGCAATCTGGTTCCAGTGTTTACCTTTTTGCTTGCTGTTACTTTTAG GCTGGAAAAGATTGATTTAAGAAGCTTAAGAAGTCAGATAAAGATATTAGGCACTTTGGTTTCAATTTCTGGAGCTCTTGTAGTGACCTTTTATGAGGGTCCTGCTATCTTATCAGTATCTTCACACATATCTGATTCAAATGTTTTAGCAACCGAAACCAATTGGGTACTTGGTGGGCTTTTTCTCGCAACTGCCAGCTTCTGTCTTTCGGTTTGGAATGCTTCTCAG gCAGCAATTCTGAAAGGATACCCATCTGGGATGACTATTGTGGCATTCTACTGTTTATTTGGGGCAATCCAATGTTCCATAGTTTCATTAATCGCAGAGAGAAATAATCCCAGTGCTTGGAAGCTGTCGGGAGAGATTGAGTACATCTCAGTCATTTACTCT gCTGTCTTTGGTGGTGTTGTGACATATTGCATAATGACATGGTGTATTTACAAGAAGGGACCTATTTTTGTGGCGTCGTTCAAACCTGTCAGCATTGCCATTGCTGCCATATTCAGCTATGTTTTTCTTGGAGAGTCACTTTACTTGGGAAG TGTCATTGGGGCCATTTTTATAGTGATTGGATTCTACGGAGTAATGTGGGCAGGGACAACAAATGAGGACAACAAGAAGAAGGAGCCTTATATGTTTCTTAAGTAG